The Peribacillus simplex genome contains a region encoding:
- a CDS encoding MetQ/NlpA family ABC transporter substrate-binding protein: MKKIASLLSICALALGLAACGSDDASQKIEDKKELKIGATTGPYADMVKEAIKPGLEDLGYKIEIVEFTDYIQPNKSLGNHSIDANLFQHKVYMDNFAKENDLKLSDLIIVPTAPMGIYSNKYKSLKEIEDGTSLAVPNDPVNLARALKVLVDEGLIEVDPDVDPLKISEKDVTKNPKNIQLKPLESAQLPRATDSVDLSAVPGNFALAAKMDLQDALVLEKMPDMYRNVVTVNTKDVDSQFAKDIKSVVESDQFEKVIDDKFAGFGKPDWMN; the protein is encoded by the coding sequence ATGAAGAAAATAGCTTCGCTATTATCAATCTGTGCACTTGCCCTTGGCTTGGCTGCATGCGGGAGCGATGATGCATCCCAAAAAATTGAAGACAAAAAAGAATTGAAGATCGGGGCGACTACCGGGCCCTACGCCGATATGGTTAAAGAGGCCATCAAACCAGGTCTGGAAGATCTCGGTTACAAAATAGAGATCGTCGAATTCACCGACTATATCCAGCCAAATAAGTCCCTTGGCAATCATTCGATCGACGCCAACCTCTTCCAGCATAAAGTGTACATGGATAACTTCGCTAAAGAAAATGATTTAAAGCTTTCCGACCTTATCATAGTTCCAACAGCACCAATGGGCATATATTCGAACAAGTATAAATCATTGAAAGAAATTGAAGACGGTACATCCCTTGCAGTGCCCAATGATCCGGTTAACCTCGCACGTGCACTTAAAGTGCTGGTGGATGAAGGGTTGATTGAAGTCGATCCAGATGTCGACCCTTTAAAAATATCTGAAAAGGATGTAACGAAAAATCCAAAAAACATCCAACTCAAACCATTGGAATCCGCTCAATTGCCCCGTGCAACGGACAGCGTTGACCTATCAGCGGTCCCTGGCAATTTCGCTCTTGCAGCAAAAATGGACCTCCAGGATGCCCTTGTTTTAGAAAAAATGCCTGATATGTATCGAAACGTTGTTACAGTGAATACAAAAGATGTAGACTCCCAATTTGCCAAGGATATAAAATCAGTAGTGGAATCCGACCAGTTTGAAAAAGTCATCGATGACAAATTTGCCGGATTCGGGAAACCGGACTGGATGAATTGA
- a CDS encoding methionine ABC transporter permease — protein sequence MSLLDSIVNILPDLNKAFLETIYMVGVSLAVALLIGLPLGVLLFTTTRNLFFENGIVNRSLGFAVNIVRSIPFIILLVALLPLTDFLTGSTIGPRAASVSLSVSAIPFFARIVETALREIDRGVIEAAIAVGATPWMIIKDVLLPEAKPGIIQGLTLTTISLIGYSAMAGTIGGGGIGDLAIRYGYYRYDNTVMITTIVVLICLVQIIQMVGDKASYIVNKR from the coding sequence ATGTCACTGCTTGATTCCATCGTCAATATTTTACCTGATCTTAATAAAGCCTTTCTTGAAACGATTTATATGGTCGGCGTTTCCCTTGCAGTAGCGCTGCTGATTGGTTTACCGCTTGGGGTATTGCTGTTCACGACAACAAGGAATTTATTTTTTGAAAATGGTATCGTGAATCGATCTCTAGGATTCGCAGTCAATATTGTACGTTCAATCCCGTTCATCATTCTCTTGGTCGCCCTCCTTCCTTTAACGGATTTTCTAACTGGATCGACGATTGGGCCGAGAGCGGCTTCTGTATCCCTGTCGGTGTCAGCAATACCTTTTTTTGCAAGGATCGTTGAAACGGCATTACGTGAAATAGACAGAGGTGTGATTGAAGCTGCAATTGCCGTAGGTGCCACTCCTTGGATGATCATTAAGGATGTACTTCTTCCAGAGGCAAAACCGGGTATCATTCAAGGACTGACATTAACGACCATTTCGCTTATCGGTTACTCAGCAATGGCAGGGACAATCGGCGGAGGCGGAATTGGCGACCTGGCCATCCGGTACGGTTATTACCGTTATGACAACACAGTCATGATCACGACGATCGTCGTGCTGATCTGCCTTGTGCAAATCATTCAAATGGTTGGTGACAAAGCCTCATACATAGTTAACAAACGATAG
- a CDS encoding methionine ABC transporter ATP-binding protein yields the protein MIEIRSVRKEYVSKKNRVIGVDNISLTIQTGEVYGIVGYSGAGKSSLLRCLNLLERPTSGNIIIDGIDLTSLSSKELRKQRQKIGMIFQHFSLVSSKTVYENVAFALKAAHRSKDDIRLRVLELLEIVGLSDKKDVYPAQLSGGQKQRVGIARALANDPTVLLCDEATSALDPTTTKAILQLLKKISSKLGITIVLITHEMEVVKELCHRVAVMQDGRVIEEGPVYEIFSRPKQELTRQFISSVLDFELPPHLIEESKGTIIKIQFEGQTAGESILSDALQSHSVKGNILHGKIEYIQDVPLGILIIELIGDAAQTHSAMQYIKNRSSSVEVLKHVTA from the coding sequence ATGATTGAAATCCGTTCAGTCCGAAAGGAATACGTCTCGAAGAAAAACCGAGTTATCGGAGTGGATAACATATCTTTAACCATTCAAACTGGCGAAGTGTATGGAATTGTCGGCTACAGTGGAGCTGGAAAAAGCTCATTACTCCGCTGCTTGAATTTGCTTGAACGTCCGACAAGTGGAAATATCATCATCGACGGCATTGATTTAACCTCTTTATCAAGTAAAGAGCTTCGTAAACAACGCCAAAAAATCGGAATGATATTCCAACACTTTTCACTGGTCAGTTCAAAAACCGTTTATGAAAATGTAGCTTTCGCCTTAAAGGCCGCGCATCGATCGAAGGATGACATCAGGTTACGTGTATTGGAATTGTTGGAAATCGTAGGGCTCAGTGATAAGAAAGATGTCTATCCGGCGCAGCTTAGCGGTGGACAGAAGCAACGGGTAGGCATAGCCCGTGCCTTGGCAAATGACCCCACTGTACTATTATGTGATGAAGCGACTTCAGCCCTTGATCCAACAACTACAAAAGCGATTTTACAATTATTGAAAAAGATAAGCAGTAAGCTTGGCATCACCATCGTGTTGATTACACATGAAATGGAAGTGGTCAAAGAACTATGCCACCGTGTCGCCGTCATGCAGGATGGCCGTGTAATTGAAGAAGGTCCCGTTTATGAAATATTTTCACGGCCTAAGCAGGAGTTAACGAGGCAATTCATTAGCAGTGTGCTGGATTTCGAACTTCCTCCGCACTTGATTGAAGAAAGTAAAGGTACGATCATTAAAATTCAATTCGAAGGGCAAACCGCCGGTGAGTCGATCCTTTCGGATGCTCTCCAATCCCATTCAGTAAAGGGTAATATTTTGCACGGTAAAATCGAGTATATCCAGGATGTCCCTTTAGGCATTTTAATCATCGAGTTGATAGGCGATGCCGCTCAAACTCATTCGGCAATGCAATATATTAAAAATCGTTCCAGTTCTGTGGAGGTGTTAAAACATGTCACTGCTTGA
- a CDS encoding MBL fold metallo-hydrolase, with amino-acid sequence MIEINTINDVVCVNGTPGGNKSGMSVYVFLTDGLLIDTGAQILLEELIPFYESANFDSVALTHYHEDHTGGAAWIQEHKKVPLFIHPMSVEVCAKDAVYPEYRKIFWGKRDAFKAEPVGKAIHSRTQTWEPIFTPGHAKDHMVYLNHNNGMLFSGDLFVTPKTKLVLREESVPVIIDSIKRLLQYDFGEVFCCHAGHVPDGKDMFRKKLDYLENLQGEILRLHSQGLTVHEIQQVVLPNQYPLIEISGHEWDSEHIITSILNENILSARENGTT; translated from the coding sequence ATGATAGAGATTAACACGATTAATGATGTGGTTTGTGTGAACGGGACTCCTGGCGGGAATAAATCGGGGATGAGTGTTTATGTCTTTTTAACGGATGGCCTATTGATAGATACTGGCGCACAGATTTTATTGGAAGAGCTTATTCCATTCTATGAGTCCGCAAACTTCGACTCAGTGGCCCTGACTCACTATCATGAAGACCATACCGGGGGCGCTGCATGGATACAGGAACATAAAAAGGTCCCGCTTTTCATTCACCCGATGTCGGTTGAGGTTTGTGCAAAGGATGCTGTATATCCTGAATATCGTAAAATTTTCTGGGGAAAGAGGGACGCCTTTAAAGCTGAGCCGGTAGGAAAGGCCATTCATTCACGCACCCAGACGTGGGAGCCGATTTTTACCCCTGGTCATGCAAAGGACCATATGGTGTATTTGAATCACAATAATGGCATGCTCTTTTCAGGAGACCTTTTCGTAACACCAAAAACAAAGCTTGTCTTACGGGAAGAGTCCGTCCCGGTCATCATCGATTCCATAAAAAGATTACTTCAATATGACTTCGGTGAAGTGTTTTGCTGCCATGCTGGGCATGTCCCTGATGGGAAGGACATGTTTCGGAAAAAGCTGGATTATTTGGAAAACCTTCAAGGTGAAATTTTACGCTTACATTCTCAAGGGCTGACCGTTCATGAAATCCAGCAGGTCGTTTTACCGAATCAATATCCTCTTATCGAGATATCTGGGCATGAATGGGATTCAGAGCATATCATTACATCGATATTAAATGAAAATATTTTAAGTGCGAGGGAGAATGGAACTACTTGA
- a CDS encoding YheE family protein, with protein sequence MITHFQWAPLHKNLPGWRISFYFNKQAVQALYHKDGSIEWTANPPSETDETKLKSMIHDLMIFHVYE encoded by the coding sequence ATGATCACTCATTTTCAATGGGCACCATTGCATAAAAATCTGCCAGGATGGAGAATTTCCTTTTATTTCAACAAGCAGGCAGTCCAAGCCTTATATCATAAAGATGGATCCATCGAGTGGACAGCCAACCCGCCTTCCGAAACAGATGAAACCAAACTCAAAAGCATGATACATGATTTAATGATCTTCCATGTATATGAATGA
- a CDS encoding YheC/YheD family protein encodes MNIFYDSPTENWYHNHENAELFAGSAEEEINYKKEHSNQPLIPVTIYPGNRMLTVGILTVSNPKKESGLGGNLTLFRDLSLYLLKHGILAYVFTGNALHPDSLKGYVFSSISNKWIECKVPFPDIVYNRIPSRSYEASEEFQHLITHFKGYRMNLFNPCFIDKYVMFEALNEDGFLTKHLPPTAVLRNSDCLYAFLETYRHIYLKPCKGSQGKGIYTIIKNDDDTLLFNSLKHSESFQDFASFWETKKRDLLKRSYLAQQAIRPKKLFGHRYDYRILVHYEKGFYKVTGKAVRMSQTQEITTHTPRGGKLFPYQDLQSRSLNQKLANIAQKCGEILSKKIGFLGEFSIDIGEDESGSLFIYEVNSKPMQFDEVEIETNRLLHLKNLFIELTFPNLTIK; translated from the coding sequence ATGAACATTTTTTACGATAGCCCCACTGAAAATTGGTACCACAATCATGAGAATGCTGAACTTTTCGCCGGCTCTGCCGAAGAGGAAATCAACTATAAAAAGGAACATTCGAATCAACCCCTAATTCCAGTCACGATATATCCGGGTAACCGGATGCTCACCGTCGGAATTCTAACTGTATCCAATCCCAAAAAGGAATCAGGTTTGGGTGGAAACCTGACCCTTTTTCGGGACCTATCATTATATTTATTAAAACATGGAATATTGGCATATGTATTCACAGGAAATGCCCTTCATCCCGATTCGTTGAAAGGGTATGTTTTTTCCTCCATTTCAAACAAGTGGATCGAATGTAAAGTACCCTTCCCTGACATCGTCTATAACCGTATCCCCTCTAGGAGCTATGAGGCGTCAGAGGAATTCCAACATCTTATCACACACTTTAAAGGTTACCGAATGAATCTATTCAACCCCTGTTTTATTGATAAATATGTAATGTTCGAAGCATTAAATGAAGATGGATTCCTCACAAAACACCTTCCGCCCACAGCGGTCTTACGAAACAGCGATTGCCTTTATGCATTCCTGGAGACCTACAGGCACATATACCTTAAACCCTGCAAAGGAAGCCAAGGGAAGGGCATTTATACCATAATCAAAAATGATGATGATACACTATTGTTCAATAGCTTGAAGCATAGTGAGTCTTTCCAGGATTTCGCATCATTCTGGGAAACAAAAAAAAGGGATTTATTAAAAAGGAGCTATCTTGCTCAACAGGCGATCAGACCAAAAAAACTTTTTGGACATCGTTATGATTACCGGATTCTCGTCCATTATGAAAAAGGTTTTTATAAAGTGACCGGCAAAGCGGTAAGGATGTCACAAACACAGGAAATCACCACCCACACTCCCCGAGGGGGTAAGCTTTTTCCTTATCAAGACCTGCAATCAAGAAGCCTGAATCAAAAATTAGCGAATATCGCCCAAAAATGCGGAGAGATACTATCGAAAAAAATCGGGTTTCTCGGAGAGTTTTCCATTGATATAGGTGAAGACGAATCGGGCTCGCTCTTCATATATGAAGTGAACTCAAAGCCCATGCAATTCGATGAGGTGGAAATTGAAACAAACAGGCTTTTACATTTAAAAAATCTTTTCATTGAATTAACTTTTCCCAACCTGACAATAAAATAA
- a CDS encoding YheC/YheD family protein — protein MRKTYPAEIAAIPGNVLYYPSELGDLAEIELIYFGRHSCPAIAKQNPDVNQSIVLSESLAESLIFNHTDIPLHLFIYGKSIHIGPLVGIFSSGFTGVSNKPLGERSEFFAKLLSLSRTTGCIPFVFGENVINWDEETIKGYVFDNDYWHINEFPFPNVIYDRLPNRLTENRDGPKEVKQKFQKKYTIPWYNPGFFNKWDVNERLCADERALPYLPETYPFQSMSVVETLLSHYRQVYIKPIHGSLGLGIHQILYDKHKDVYYCRYTNEAKENKLQKFPTLESIVKHIFHDRPLENLIVQQGIPLIRFEKRPVDFRVHTNKDSNGKWQVTAIAAKIAGAGSVTTHIKSGGVIKTVAELYGDDDEAKEVERKLSEAALILSDSIEKNLDGIIAEIGFDFGLDKKGQVWMFEANSKPGRSIFAHPKLKDFELLTRKLSLDYAIYLTEQTITKSISVPR, from the coding sequence GTGAGAAAGACTTATCCTGCCGAAATTGCCGCTATCCCTGGCAATGTTCTCTACTACCCTTCAGAGCTTGGAGATTTGGCAGAGATTGAATTAATTTATTTCGGACGGCATTCATGTCCTGCCATCGCCAAACAAAACCCAGACGTCAATCAGTCAATCGTCCTATCGGAAAGTCTTGCGGAATCACTAATATTCAATCATACCGATATTCCCCTTCATTTATTCATTTACGGCAAGAGCATCCATATCGGACCGCTTGTCGGAATATTTTCCTCAGGCTTCACTGGCGTTTCAAACAAACCATTAGGGGAGAGATCGGAATTTTTCGCAAAACTCCTTTCGCTTAGCAGGACCACTGGCTGTATCCCCTTTGTTTTTGGAGAGAATGTAATCAATTGGGATGAGGAGACAATCAAAGGCTATGTGTTTGATAACGATTACTGGCACATTAATGAATTTCCTTTTCCTAATGTCATCTATGACCGTCTCCCGAATCGGTTGACGGAAAACCGCGATGGACCTAAAGAAGTGAAGCAGAAATTTCAAAAAAAATATACCATACCATGGTATAATCCTGGATTTTTCAATAAATGGGATGTAAATGAAAGGCTATGCGCAGATGAGCGGGCACTGCCTTATTTGCCGGAAACGTATCCATTTCAATCCATGTCCGTGGTGGAAACCCTTCTTTCCCATTACCGGCAAGTTTATATAAAGCCCATTCACGGCAGCCTCGGTCTAGGGATTCACCAAATTCTTTATGATAAGCATAAGGATGTTTACTATTGTCGCTATACAAATGAAGCAAAAGAAAATAAACTGCAAAAATTTCCTACATTGGAATCCATCGTTAAACATATTTTTCACGACCGACCGCTTGAGAATCTTATCGTGCAGCAGGGCATCCCATTAATTCGATTTGAAAAACGTCCAGTGGATTTCCGGGTCCACACGAACAAGGACAGTAATGGAAAATGGCAGGTAACCGCGATTGCCGCAAAAATCGCCGGCGCCGGCAGTGTCACGACCCATATTAAAAGCGGGGGTGTCATCAAAACGGTTGCCGAACTGTATGGAGATGACGATGAGGCGAAAGAAGTCGAACGAAAGCTATCGGAAGCCGCTCTGATTTTAAGTGACAGTATTGAAAAGAACTTGGACGGCATCATTGCAGAAATAGGATTTGATTTTGGATTGGATAAAAAAGGGCAGGTTTGGATGTTCGAAGCCAATTCCAAACCTGGACGTTCCATATTCGCCCATCCAAAACTCAAGGATTTCGAATTGCTGACCAGAAAGCTAAGCCTTGATTATGCCATTTATCTTACGGAACAGACGATCACGAAATCAATCAGTGTGCCGCGATGA
- a CDS encoding YheC/YheD family protein, with protein sequence MLIGLMAASDTHENNYFTEIAKTAKSFNMKVCKFSPENIDMDLKKVRGERFDAENENWIATFFDLPDFVYDRCFHGLVRESTETRHKIDWLKDNSNFLGLGLPGKWEVYQILKNHPHLQAFFPETVQVTTPEDITAQLERLDKIIIKPEFGAGGTGIYLLSKTEDGTLVSMTKKGTKYDRPFSSKSQLNKWLQHLLNRYRYLCQPYLELCNQNNEPFDLRIFLQKNEKNQWMERGRGIRTGQKDAITSNLATGGEAISLETFNKRNPETISIAVEQKIQHILRTLPVETEAVFERLFELGIDLGIDKKGQLWIMDINSKPGRKIIQALQPETMKDIHRAPFQYCQYLAEHLQKAGE encoded by the coding sequence GTGTTAATAGGATTAATGGCCGCGTCGGATACACATGAAAACAACTACTTCACCGAAATAGCCAAAACCGCTAAATCATTTAATATGAAAGTTTGTAAATTCTCACCTGAAAATATTGATATGGATCTGAAAAAAGTGCGCGGCGAGCGTTTTGATGCCGAGAATGAAAATTGGATTGCCACATTTTTTGATTTACCTGATTTTGTATATGATCGCTGTTTTCACGGATTAGTCCGTGAGTCAACGGAAACGCGGCACAAAATCGATTGGTTAAAAGATAACTCGAATTTCTTAGGGCTGGGCCTTCCTGGTAAGTGGGAAGTGTACCAAATCCTAAAAAACCATCCACACCTGCAGGCATTTTTTCCAGAGACCGTACAAGTGACGACACCTGAAGATATTACCGCTCAGTTGGAACGCCTGGATAAAATCATCATCAAACCTGAATTCGGTGCAGGCGGTACAGGAATCTATCTTCTTTCAAAAACCGAAGATGGCACTTTGGTATCGATGACGAAAAAGGGCACCAAATATGACCGCCCATTCTCCTCCAAATCTCAGCTTAACAAATGGCTGCAGCATTTATTAAATCGATATCGTTACCTTTGCCAGCCATATTTGGAACTTTGTAACCAAAATAACGAGCCATTCGATTTACGGATTTTCCTTCAAAAAAACGAGAAGAATCAATGGATGGAACGGGGCCGCGGAATTCGTACAGGACAAAAAGACGCAATTACTTCAAATCTTGCCACAGGCGGGGAAGCCATTTCATTGGAGACTTTCAACAAAAGAAACCCGGAAACGATTTCGATTGCCGTCGAACAAAAGATTCAGCATATCCTTCGCACCCTGCCCGTAGAAACCGAAGCTGTCTTTGAAAGATTATTCGAATTGGGGATTGATTTAGGCATCGATAAAAAAGGCCAATTATGGATCATGGACATTAACTCGAAGCCCGGAAGGAAAATCATCCAGGCACTACAGCCGGAGACCATGAAGGATATTCATCGCGCACCGTTTCAATATTGCCAGTATTTAGCCGAACATCTTCAGAAAGCAGGTGAATAG
- a CDS encoding YheC/YheD family protein, giving the protein MNLNHQKVFITVNSAETRKKALLFIEEKLFEEWGLQFGEPLTIMAGCRSVPVLVQPFPSSQPTLKLSYDMNQILSLPVFLDPISVSYHAEGRSIKIGPFFASLMNQTPLQDGTFGEMEKFYQEMKSYCNQQGIPFYLVKLQSLQDGVVEGYLPGQDGWQTLPLPIPDVIYNRIHSRKLEESHSFKLFKTELEERTIPMFNGRFLSKHHVHELLILEDELLANLPETILFNEKESFLTFIEKHSVIYFKPSAGSQGRNICRLTQVAGIWKIEQSGHLQNVHFADTDEKLYETLKRFSRKRSFILQKGISLFEIDQRKVDFRILLHRNDQLEWKVSSMVARIGDPGTIVSNLAQGGLMKNGPDFLKEAFDLQEASRIYQKLVRLAKNTAQALVENHDDFGELGIDLALDTDTHPWIIEVNSKPSKKFQGNYETFRPSVKSIIDFMLALNREKHP; this is encoded by the coding sequence ATGAACCTTAACCATCAGAAAGTTTTCATTACGGTAAATTCCGCAGAAACTAGAAAGAAGGCGTTACTGTTTATCGAAGAAAAACTATTTGAGGAATGGGGCCTTCAATTTGGAGAACCCTTAACGATAATGGCTGGATGCCGTTCCGTCCCGGTACTTGTCCAGCCATTCCCGTCATCCCAGCCTACTCTGAAACTTTCATATGATATGAACCAAATTTTATCCTTACCCGTTTTTTTAGATCCAATCTCCGTCTCATACCATGCGGAAGGAAGGTCAATTAAAATAGGCCCATTCTTCGCTTCACTCATGAACCAGACCCCGTTGCAAGACGGGACATTCGGCGAGATGGAAAAATTTTATCAGGAAATGAAATCATATTGTAATCAGCAGGGCATCCCCTTCTATTTAGTAAAACTGCAGTCTCTTCAAGATGGGGTTGTGGAAGGCTACCTGCCAGGGCAAGATGGCTGGCAAACCTTGCCCCTCCCCATTCCTGATGTAATTTATAACCGGATACATTCACGCAAACTTGAGGAATCGCATTCTTTCAAGCTGTTTAAAACTGAACTGGAAGAACGGACGATACCAATGTTCAATGGAAGGTTCCTCTCCAAACATCATGTACATGAGCTGCTAATCTTAGAAGATGAACTGTTGGCAAATTTGCCAGAGACGATCCTTTTTAACGAAAAGGAATCTTTCTTGACATTTATAGAAAAGCATTCGGTAATCTACTTTAAACCTTCAGCAGGCAGCCAAGGCAGGAATATTTGCAGATTAACGCAAGTAGCTGGAATATGGAAAATCGAGCAATCCGGACATCTTCAGAATGTACATTTTGCAGATACGGATGAAAAGTTGTACGAAACGTTAAAAAGATTTTCCAGAAAACGATCTTTCATTCTTCAAAAAGGGATTTCCCTATTCGAAATCGATCAGAGAAAAGTTGATTTCCGTATACTTCTTCACCGGAACGATCAGCTTGAATGGAAAGTTTCATCAATGGTTGCCCGGATTGGGGACCCTGGTACTATTGTTTCCAATCTTGCACAAGGCGGATTGATGAAAAATGGGCCGGATTTTCTAAAGGAAGCTTTTGACCTTCAGGAAGCCAGCCGCATATATCAAAAGCTCGTACGGCTGGCTAAAAATACTGCCCAGGCCTTGGTCGAAAACCATGACGATTTCGGCGAGTTAGGGATCGATTTAGCACTGGATACCGATACACATCCATGGATCATCGAAGTGAATTCAAAACCTTCGAAAAAATTTCAAGGCAACTATGAAACCTTTCGTCCATCAGTAAAATCCATCATAGATTTCATGCTTGCCCTTAACCGCGAAAAACATCCATAA
- a CDS encoding YlbF family regulator has product MSNVYDAAYEMEKAIRASNEYADLQRLYDLVNSDEATKGMFENFRNLQMSLQQKQMMGQEIAPEEVEQAQKTVQLVQQNPTISQLMEAEQRMSMVIADLNKIIMKPLEDLYGLPDQQQ; this is encoded by the coding sequence ATGAGTAACGTATATGATGCAGCGTATGAAATGGAGAAGGCGATTAGGGCTAGTAATGAATATGCCGATTTGCAACGCTTATATGATCTTGTCAATTCTGATGAAGCAACAAAAGGAATGTTTGAAAACTTCCGAAATCTGCAGATGTCATTGCAGCAAAAGCAAATGATGGGACAGGAGATTGCACCGGAAGAGGTTGAGCAAGCACAAAAGACGGTACAGCTTGTCCAACAAAACCCAACCATTTCACAATTGATGGAAGCTGAACAACGGATGAGCATGGTCATTGCAGACCTCAATAAAATTATCATGAAGCCGCTTGAAGATTTATATGGCTTGCCTGATCAACAGCAATAA
- a CDS encoding Cof-type HAD-IIB family hydrolase, with translation MVYRLLAVNIDGTLLQSNGRLNKSTKEAIDYVHQKGVHVALVTSRNYHSAKKVAKALKINPMIVAQQGAFVGASMEKPIMVKRISEELTVELVQMLEKTTCQILLIHEKYSLGNRVNLPENLLGKSVMYLNDQNIYAQNYVDDISEELIDQPMAPTKMDIIFSEKTDRNDILKLIKKMFPEVDAILHPGHKMTIVPKGVSKWSGVLYLADHLEVRRTEIVSIGDGLDDIEMIAGSGLGVAMGNADEEVRKVAKWVTRSNDQDGVAYMLREFFRKQHPIEFLQKMNMLK, from the coding sequence ATGGTATATCGACTACTTGCGGTAAATATCGACGGGACATTGCTCCAGTCGAATGGCCGTTTAAATAAATCGACTAAAGAAGCAATAGATTATGTTCACCAAAAAGGTGTCCATGTTGCACTTGTGACGTCAAGAAACTATCACTCAGCAAAAAAAGTGGCCAAAGCCCTAAAAATAAATCCGATGATCGTTGCTCAGCAAGGAGCCTTTGTCGGAGCTTCCATGGAAAAGCCGATAATGGTAAAACGAATATCGGAAGAACTGACTGTAGAGCTCGTGCAAATGCTTGAAAAGACCACATGCCAAATATTGCTCATTCATGAAAAGTACTCGCTGGGCAATCGGGTGAACCTTCCGGAGAATTTGCTAGGTAAATCGGTTATGTATTTGAATGATCAAAATATTTATGCTCAAAATTATGTCGACGATATCAGCGAAGAGCTTATTGACCAGCCGATGGCCCCGACGAAGATGGACATAATATTTTCAGAAAAAACTGATCGAAATGATATATTGAAATTGATAAAGAAAATGTTCCCTGAGGTGGATGCGATATTACATCCAGGACATAAAATGACAATCGTTCCGAAGGGGGTTTCTAAATGGAGTGGTGTATTGTATTTAGCCGACCATTTAGAGGTGAGAAGAACGGAAATCGTCTCGATTGGTGATGGATTGGATGATATAGAGATGATTGCCGGTTCTGGTCTGGGAGTTGCCATGGGCAATGCTGATGAGGAAGTAAGGAAAGTGGCAAAATGGGTGACGCGCTCCAATGACCAAGATGGAGTTGCCTATATGCTGAGGGAATTTTTCCGGAAACAGCATCCAATCGAATTTTTACAAAAGATGAATATGCTTAAGTGA
- a CDS encoding transcriptional regulator SplA domain-containing protein produces MERKNSMGVINAKEVQVGDEVFVIYNNPHVPTVSNIRAAEIVPHPKDPNAVALFLNETFHTIEDDDALFTSEAAAEKAYSDYMGNQDQMT; encoded by the coding sequence ATGGAAAGGAAGAATTCAATGGGTGTAATCAATGCAAAAGAAGTGCAAGTCGGTGATGAGGTGTTTGTGATTTATAATAATCCCCATGTTCCCACCGTTTCGAATATAAGGGCAGCGGAAATTGTCCCGCATCCCAAAGATCCCAATGCAGTCGCCTTGTTCCTGAACGAAACATTTCATACGATTGAGGATGATGATGCTTTGTTCACTTCGGAAGCCGCAGCGGAAAAAGCATACAGTGATTATATGGGTAACCAGGACCAGATGACTTGA
- a CDS encoding DinB family protein: MNYVKNQLTAMRGNLLKEIEGINPELMDVQPAGFNNTIHWHIGHVLTAAEKFLLNSSSNLPANYSQLFGYGSKPADWTGDVPTVEVLKQQLHEQLDRLLEIPEERLTEKTAQPFNGMETAGEFINFVVLHETNHIGQIHAMKLFIQSNN, translated from the coding sequence ATGAATTATGTTAAAAATCAACTGACAGCCATGCGCGGCAATCTTTTAAAAGAAATCGAGGGAATCAATCCAGAGTTAATGGATGTGCAGCCTGCAGGTTTTAATAATACAATCCATTGGCACATTGGACATGTCCTAACTGCAGCGGAAAAATTTTTATTGAACTCCAGCAGCAATTTGCCAGCGAATTACAGCCAGCTATTCGGATATGGTTCAAAACCAGCGGACTGGACCGGGGACGTACCTACCGTTGAAGTATTAAAGCAACAGTTGCATGAGCAACTTGATCGACTTCTTGAAATTCCGGAAGAACGATTGACAGAAAAAACAGCACAGCCTTTCAACGGAATGGAAACAGCGGGTGAATTCATTAATTTTGTAGTCTTGCACGAAACCAATCATATAGGCCAAATTCACGCAATGAAACTATTCATACAATCCAATAACTGA